A single region of the Plutella xylostella chromosome 7, ilPluXylo3.1, whole genome shotgun sequence genome encodes:
- the LOC125488417 gene encoding larval cuticle protein A2B-like, which translates to MAFKLVILLGLVAACSCGVVPAAPLAYASAPLYHSAAPVYHSTPVAYAAPVAKYAVAAPVAKVAVEEYDAHPQYSFAYDVQDGLTGDSKSQHESRDGDVVRGSYSVVDPDGTKRTVEYTADDHNGFNAVVHKEPAAVKVAKIAAPVAYSAPVVHTAPVVAKVATPVAYQQYAAAPVAYSSPVYHSAPVAYAAAAPSYYHH; encoded by the exons ATGGCTTTcaag TTGGTAATCCTCTTGggcctggtggcggcctgcaGCTGCGGGGTGgtgcccgccgcgccgctcgcctACGCGTCCGCGCCCCTGTACCACTCTGCCGCCCCCGTGTACCACTCCACCCCTGTAGCCTACGCCGCCCCCGTGGCCAAGTACGCCGTGGCCGCCCCCGTCGCCAAGGTAGCAGTCGAGGAGTACGACGCTCACCCGCAGTACAGCTTCGCGTACGACGTGCAGGACGGTCTCACCGGAGACTCCAAGAGCCAGCACGAGTCCCGCGACGGAGACGTCGTGCGCGGCTCCTACTCGGTCGTCGACCCCGACGGCACCAAGCGCACTGTCGAGTACACCGCCGACGACCACAACGGATTCAACGCTGTCGTGCACAAGGAGCCCGCGGCGGTCAAGGTCGCCAAGATCGCCGCCCCCGTCGCCTACTCCGCCCCCGTGGTGCACACCGCCCCCGTCGTCGCTAAGGTCGCTACCCCCGTGGCCTACCAGCAGTACGCGGCCGCCCCCGTCGCCTACTCCAGCCCCGTCTACCACTCCGCGCCCGTCGCCTACGCCGCCGCTGCTCCTTCGTACTACCACCACTGA
- the LOC119690819 gene encoding larval cuticle protein A2B-like has translation MASKFIVFSCLVAMARAGAVVAGAVAAPLVAAPAPLVAAPVAARLEEFEHPQYSYGYQVSDHITGDYKEQSEQRDGDFVSGRYSLVEPDGASRRVVEYASDPVNGFQAVVRNEPLVVAAPAVVEPARIAAAPVAPARLAAAPVVAPAPARLTAAYPAPAARYFTAAPVASPFARLTAAYPYRFAPAASVVAV, from the exons ATGGCTTCTAAG TTCATCGTATTCTCCTGCCTGGTGGCGATGGCCCGCGCGGGCGCGGTGGTGGCGGGAGCAGTGGCGGCGCCGCTAGtggccgcccccgcgcccctgGTCGCCGCCCCCGTCGCGGCCCGCCTCGAGGAGTTCGAGCACCCTCAGTACAGCTACGGCTACCAGGTGTCGGACCACATCACCGGCGACTACAAGGAGCAGAGTGAGCAGAGGGACGGGGACTTTGTGTCGGGACGCTACTCGCTGGTGGAGCCTGATGGCGCGAGCCGACGAGTCGTAGAATACGCTTCCGACCCCGTCAATGGATTCCAGGCTGTTGTCCGCAACGAGCCCCTGGTAGTCGCCGCGCCTGCCGTGGTGGAGCCCGCCCGTATCGCCGCCGCCCCGGTCGCGCCTGCCCgcctcgccgccgcgcccgtggtcgcccccgcgcccgcccgcctcACCGCCGCCTACCCCGCCCCGGCCGCCCGCTACTTCACCGCCGCCCCCGTGGCCTCGCCCTTCGCCCGCCTCACCGCTGCCTACCCGTACAGATTCGCTCCCGCCGCGTCTGTGGTCGCTGTCTGA
- the LOC105390564 gene encoding larval cuticle protein A2B, with protein MAFKLVILAGLVAACSCGVVPAAPLAYAAAPLYHSAAPVYHSAPVAYAAPVAKYAVAAPVAKVAVEEYDAHPQYSFAYDVQDGLTGDSKSQHESRDGDVVRGSYSVVDPDGTKRTVEYTADDHNGFNAVVHKEPAAVKVAKIAAPVAYSAPLVHAAPVVAKIAAPVAYQQYAAAPVAYSSPVYHSAPVAYAAAAPSYYHH; from the exons ATGGCTTTcaag TTGGTAATCCTCGCCGGCCTAGTGGCGGCTTGCAGCTGCGGGGTGgtgcccgccgcgccgctcgcctACGCGGCCGCGCCCCTGTACCACTCTGCCGCCCCCGTGTACCACTCCGCCCCTGTAGCCTACGCCGCCCCCGTGGCCAAGTACGCCGTGGCCGCCCCCGTCGCCAAGGTAGCAGTCGAGGAGTACGACGCTCACCCGCAGTACAGCTTCGCGTACGACGTGCAGGACGGTCTCACCGGAGACTCCAAGAGCCAGCACGAGTCCCGCGACGGAGACGTCGTGCGCGGCTCCTACTCGGTCGTCGACCCCGACGGCACCAAGCGCACTGTCGAGTACACCGCCGACGACCACAACGGATTCAACGCTGTCGTGCACAAGGAGCCCGCGGCGGTCAAGGTCGCCAAGATCGCCGCCCCCGTCGCCTACTCCGCCCCCCTGGTGcacgccgcccccgtcgtcgCTAAGATCGCTGCCCCCGTGGCCTACCAGCAGTACGCGGCCGCCCCCGTCGCCTACTCCAGCCCCGTCTACCACTCCGCGCCCGTCGCCTACGCCGCTGCTGCGCCTTCCTACTACCACCACTAA
- the LOC119690815 gene encoding outer dynein arm-docking complex subunit 4-like, giving the protein MEEKELFGALTVYRERGAYLRRLEQFDKSLAAYDQALATHPQDIRLLTGRSQTCADAARPAPALRDAERALALQPDHLPATHMQARALYAITEFERSLVVNHRGYEKRRQPPYFLEGINQGRETIQDCIGTNAGDVMIDFLPLIKKVEKKRIYEDQHPKSLHKCRIPKCEAHRKLTQAQARRRLMLSRVLAMKYLGPMAYDKFFLQDRQVDPRLDSANAAGSRELRALVDEALRSLIERQDMLHAQRPYYSIKLAERTVSKHHSEFMKAMLEAEQETSTRTADRLIQKVENSMRQSHVNEVISQAERMQTFLDKKTPRTLPDKEKFIDRLYRAVGEGYLLQHRLSYSLSERGNRRRIAFLMGLPTGRPRSFDSVMANYPYKFHDLKTATEKLTATLDMCENSTQRCWLYYELSRLTCAQKNYSLAKFYAKRCQREAEALNSPTWFLNGCFAVMSGDMQQGNANDVRETVDTAMEWSGRLPEPGRVQEFLGRCAEVAGETAAAAADERRAAAARERQLLQVMDPAERTDMRVLLKRMAALPAGRRGALLPGPRRRPSPRSERRRRLQRGLTVVPGPDQALPAPPKTDVLGFQVFDF; this is encoded by the coding sequence ATGGAGGAGAAGGAGTTGTTCGGCGCGCTGACGGTGTACCGCGAGCGCGGCGCGTACCTGCGGCGCCTCGAGCAGTTCGACAAGTCGCTGGCGGCGTACGACCAGGCGCTGGCGACGCATCCTCAAGACATCCGCCTGCTGACGGGCCGCTCGCAGACGTGCGCCGAcgccgcgcgccccgcgcccgccctgCGCGACGCCGAGCGCGCCCTAGCGCTGCAGCCCGACCACCTGCCTGCCACCCACATGCAGGCGCGCGCGCTCTACGCCATCACCGAGTTCGAGCGCTCCCTCGTCGTCAACCACCGCGGCTATGAGAAGCGCCGGCAGCCGCCCTACTTCCTCGAGGGCATCAACCAGGGCCGCGAGACCATACAGGACTGTATCGGCACCAACGCCGGCGATGTCATGATCGACTTCTTACCTCTCATTAAGAAGGTAGAAAAGAAACGCATCTATGAAGACCAGCATCCTAAGTCGCTGCATAAATGCCGGATACCAAAATGTGAAGCCCACCGCAAGCTCACGCAGGCGCAAGCCAGGAGGCGGTTGATGTTGTCTCGAGTTTTAGCGATGAAGTATTTGGGGCCGATGGCTTATGACAAATTCTTTCTGCAGGACCGACAAGTTGACCCGCGGCTAGACTCGGCCAATGCCGCGGGCAGTCGGGAGCTGCGGGCGCTGGTCGACGAGGCGCTGCGCTCCCTGATCGAGCGACAGGATATGCTGCATGCTCAAAGACCGTACTACTCAATCAAATTGGCTGAAAGAACAGTATCGAAACATCACAGTGAATTTATGAAAGCCATGCTAGAAGCTGAACAAGAGACGTCGACGCGCACGGCTGATCGACTCATACAGAAAGTTGAGAACAGCATGAGACAGTCGCATGTTAATGAGGTGATTTCTCAAGCAGAACGAATGCAGACATTCTTAGATAAGAAGACACCGAGGACTCTACCCGACAAAGAAAAGTTTATCGATCGGCTTTATCGAGCGGTAGGCGAAGGGTATCTGTTGCAACATCGCCTGTCCTACTCACTCAGCGAAAGGGGCAACCGCCGCCGCATCGCCTTCCTCATGGGCTTACCAACAGGGCGTCCGAGATCATTCGACTCCGTCATGGCAAATTACCCGTACAAGTTCCACGACCTGAAGACAGCCACAGAGAAGCTCACGGCCACTCTCGACATGTGCGAAAACTCAACTCAGCGTTGCTGGCTGTACTACGAGCTGTCGCGTCTGACGTGCGCTCAAAAGAACTACTCGCTGGCCAAGTTCTATGCCAAGCGGTGCCAGCGGGAGGCGGAGGCGCTCAACAGCCCGACGTGGTTCCTGAACGGGTGCTTCGCGGTGATGAGCGGCGACATGCAGCAGGGCAACGCCAACGACGTGCGCGAGACGGTGGACACGGCGATGGAGTGGAGCGGGCGGCTGCCGGAGCCCGGGCGCGTGCAGGAGTTCCTGGGCCGGTGCGCGGAGGTGGCGGGCgagacggcggcggcggcggcggacgaGCGGCgggccgcggcggcgcgcgaGCGGCAGCTGCTGCAGGTCATGGACCCCGCGGAGCGCACGGACATGCGCGTGCTGCTGAAGCGCATGGCGGCGCTGccggcggggcggcgcggcgcgctgCTGCCGGGCCCGCGCCGCCGGCCCAGCCCGCGCTCCGAGCGGCGTCGGCGCCTGCAGCGCGGCCTCACCGTGGTGCCCGGCCCCGACCAGGCCCTGCCCGCGCCGCCCAAGACCGACGTACTCGGCTTCCAAGTTTTCgatttttaa